In Lolium perenne isolate Kyuss_39 chromosome 5, Kyuss_2.0, whole genome shotgun sequence, the sequence AACTAGAATTGTTCCCGGTGGGCGGTCTCAGCATTGGATGATGGCTTTGGGTGGCCGAATTGGGCGTGCCAGGATTGAACATGACGCTTGGTGCTGACGTTGAGCCTGGGTGGATAGCCGAGAGTGGCAGGCGAGGCCCAAATGAGAGCATatgctgctgttgttgctgctgctgctgacgctgttgctgctgctgctgctgcaagaAAGCAAGCTGGGCTGGATGTCCCTGCATGTTATTGGCGTAATACGCTTGCATGTTGGCCGGAGGCATTGCTCCTTGCATTGCTGGTGGTCGAGGGTTGGCTTGATTCATTGGATTTGAGGCCATGGTGCTGCTGCCTCCGGGCATTGGGCCTCCACTGGAACCAAACCGAGCTGACATCACCCGGGTACGCTGAGCATTAAGATTCTGCCTTCCCCTCTCAACCTGCTCACTTTCCTTCAAAAGCAGGGTCTCGACCTCTGCAAATTGCTTCAACTTCAACTCCAATCTCTTCAACTGTAAATCAGTATTACAGCAGACATAGTAAGAATAATGAAAGCAACATAAATACCACCTAGTACGTCTCAAGATCATAAAAATACCATTAGTATTAATTTCCAGGTGATCAACAGAAGAAGGCTGGGTAAGATTTCAGACAAATACCCCAATGATACTGGGCTGGAACTTCCTGGCTTTTAGTAAAATATGCTTTTCCTAATGCGAAATGATATCACCTAGTTGCAACAAATTCTAAAAATATTATGGCGGAACAACTTATTTTCTTTAACCACATTCAGGTCAGCAGAACTTGTCAAAACCTCATCTGCGGCAGAAACCAATGCTTCGGATGCAGTGTTCCTTTTGCTCATGTGCCTCTCTTTATGCCCAAAACATATTTGCTTTTCTCAGTGTTTTTATCCAAGTGGGACAACCATGTCAAGGGCGCTCATAATTTGAGGTTTAATCAAAATTCAAAAGAAGCAAACGATTTGTGCAGTGTTACAGCAACTTCAGTGTCAAATCAGATTTCAAGGCTTCCATCTTGACTCATAAGCCATAAGTAAATGTGCAGAACTGCCACAGCaagaaatgcaacatatgcagcaAAATAAAAAGGAAGCAAACTAGACCATAAGCACCCTCATACAGATTCAGCATGCTGAACTTTCATGTTCCTACAAACCTGGTGGTTTATGATGGTGGCCGCCAGTCTCTGAATTTCACGCTCCTCCTGATCTGCAAAAAGTTTGCACTTTGTTGCCGCTGCTGACAAGCCACACATTGCAGCATATTTGACGTTTTCAGGAGAGACAGATGATGAGGCATCTGTTTCAAAATAATATCACGTTTACAATAATTTTGTATAGCAAACATATACAGAAATGACATACTGATTTGAGGAATAAAGCAGTTACCATAGTTTGGACGAGCAGCTTGACCCATAGCATCATTGCCTTCTGGACACATCCTGGCAGTAAAAAATCATGGTAAGAGATACTCAAGAAAGGTAAGACAAAAAGActaaaataaaccaagcactgctGGCGGTTTGCAAGACAAGCTCGATGTACTGACTTGGCTAAGCAAGTTGAGCAGCTCTTACTAGGTATCTACTCAGAACCCCAAGTCGCTTGGCTTGGGATAAGTCAGTATCCTGTGTCCAGATAGTGCGGGATGCCAAAAGGAAGTGCCAACCAAGGAAAGAAGGGTGCACGAAGAGCAGAAAACCTAGCCACTCCAAATATGATTGTATGTGTAATGCCAACTAAAAATAGTTCTAGACATGCACTACTGACTCGCTTTCTACCTACCTAAATCTCCAGCTGGAGTCAACTCGTCGAATTGAAAATAATCAAACAGTTTGACAAAATTGAGACTTGCATCTCCTGTTATAAAACCACATCGCAAATTTGATTTAACAAATGTTCATTAATCACATCACTGGGCATCCGTAATGCATTGCATCATTTTTCTTTAATCCAAGATAGATTCCAATACATATTGCTAATAAGCCACCTCATTTACAGCCCACTGGGTCAAACTCATTTTAAATATTCTTATATACCAAAGAGATGTTTTGGTTAGAAAAGTCTGTAAGGGCTTTTTGATCCAAAGGATTCCTGAAGGAATTTTGTAGGACTCTTACCCATAGGAATTTTTTCCTATAGAAGCCATTTGATTAAAAACAAAATTGAAACCTCCAAAATTCCTATGGATTGCTTTCCTATACTACAATCCCATAGGATTTCTGGcaagaggttagacctcttgaaaAAATGCCTATATTTGTATGAGAAGTATGACATGTACTCAATCTATGTAGAAAATTCCTGCCTTTTTCCTGTGGTGCAACCAAATGACTTCTACAACTAGTTCATGCATCTTTTATTCCTATAGGATTTCACATGTCATGACATACTATTCCTGtgtttttcctattcctatgattttgaaatcctttgaatcaaacagGCCCTACAGTGTGTTTGAGAAAACGATCTCTATGCAAGACACCCTCAGGGCTCAGCAGACTATAAAAGTATATCAGTACTTTCATCAGTATTGTTAGTAAAGTAATCAGCAGCCAAAAAAATGGCAGGAAAAGCGCAAGTGATTGATACTTATATGGTACATAAGTGGCTCACCTGGAATCATCTCTCGTTAAAACAGATAAAGCAGCATTTGCACAGGATGCTGCTATTCTTGGTCCTACTGCAGAGGCCAAGAATGCAACCTGCAAAACATTTCTGAACAGTTAGACCAACAATATAATAGATCTACAGCAGCCTGAACAGATGTACATCAAGAACAGGAAACTGTATAACATTAACTAGCTAGAAGAACCAGTGTGATCCAACTTGTGAGGGGGTTCTCAGCAAAATTGCCAACCTATCTGCTCCTCGCTCTTCAGGTGCATCTAAATATGATGCTTTCAAATTTCATTCAACTGCTCGTGCTCAGAGTTATGTCAGAACTAAAATATGATGCGCACTCAATATTCAGCATGAAATGTACATAGATTTCCACCTACCATCAGGGTTGCATATTCCCTATATGTACCTCCAGTGCCCCCAATCAGGTTTTTTAGTTTGAGCATTCAATCAATGACAATAAGCTATTTATACTCACAGCAATGACAACATGTTTTGCAGCTTTCTACACATATTTTTGTGCTGTTCAATCAACCTGTAAGTGGGCATGTCCATGGGAACCCGCTATGTGCTCACTTATGTTCGCTTGATTTAAGCAGGATAGGCGCTTGTGCATGTTTAATTATCACAAATTAGGCGGCGGCCGCTAACCCCACCACATGCACGTTTAAATTAGTCAGATGAAAATAGTAGAGACAAAATACTACTGCCTTACGGGTGGTCACGCGCTGCACGCTGCTTCTAGCTCGTGCTCCCGCGACGTGACAGGGAAAAAAGGCAACCATCGCTATAGATCGCGGTCCCACCACGTTCTATTCGCTCACCTTATCTTCTTCTCACTCGATTTCAGCTCTTCACCGAAATTTTTCTTCGATCTCAGTCGATTTCAGCTCTCCACGTTCTCTTCGCTTCAGTCGATTTCAGCCGCCACGCCCTCCCCTAGCGCCACCAGCCGCCACCCTCCCCTAACACTGCCACGCTGCCGCCTAGAGCAAGCAGTCGCCGCAACTGCATCTTGCTGTTCCTTGGAAGACCTGGAGTAGGGATACCTTCTGCCGGCTGTTCTTGGAAGGCATCGGTCACCTGCGGACCTCGCCACCGTCCAGATGCTCCCCTTGGTCCTCGTTGCTGACTTTCTGCGCCCCACGGGAAGTGTCAGACTGCAGCTCCGGACAGACCTCTGCTCCCATGGATCTCGCTGCCTGGAGATTGCTAGCAGAGACGATGAGCAGAGGGATAGAAGGGCTGCGGTGTGGATTTAGGGGATTCCTCCAGCCAAGGAGCCCGCCGCAAGCGCCATGGAGGCAGCTGTGGATGCAGCAcggtggcggcgggcggcggTAGCGGGAGTCTCGTGATTGACCCGTCGACAGTTTATTTTATGCCGTGGGTGTTCACTTAAGGGACTTAATACGATTGGGCTGGGGGCGCCGTGGACATCCCGTGTCCAATTACTGTTCAACAGCTTTTGATGTTTGAGGAGGCAAATAAAATAAACTGCAATAAGCTATCCACCCACGCAATGAGTAAAGTTCAATAGTGCCTTAGTACAGCATAGACATCCAGATTAGCAGTGCCACCACATGGTCAGCAACTACTAATAGTCACAACTCAATTTCCAAAGTTTGGGAAATGATTCATCTTAAACCCAGGGTGGGCTTTGATTCAGAAGCAACTCAGTTAGAAAATTTTGGAATTTACAGTATGCATGCATGTACATCACTGAAATTTGACAATGTAAAAAGAGCTGAAAATAACTATAGTGTGACTAATCAAAGGCAATAAGACTTTTGACACCTAAAACAGAAATATGCAGTTCAATAAATTTACAGATAGCAACACAAAAGGTGTGCAATCACTCACCAGAGACATTACTGGATTAGCGGAATTAACGAATGGAAGCTGCTGTCCAGGTTGGCTACTTTGGGGAAAGCTTCCTAAGGCAAATAATTGTCACAGTTACGAAATGAAAGCAGATAAACTTTGGCCACCGTCAAAAGTTAAATGTAACCAAATGATAAGTTTGTCTGCAGAGCAAATAGTGAGGGCACCTGAAATGCTGCCGTTGGAATTTGAATGCGAAAATCCATTGCTTTGTACTCtagatgaaacagatgcttctggCACTTCCATGCTCTCTAACAAGCCATCTTCCACTGGAAGACGAATAAAATGGTGAATACATTGCGCCTTTGACTTTGTTCCGACATGGTCTGCAATACCATTCCAGTTATCATTGTACTTCTCTACGCCCTCTAGCAACAGTAGAGTTTCATCATCAGTCCAGCTGTCCCCGTCATTGTCTAATCCATCTTTCGTTCCATCCACTCTCTGAAAATCTAAGCTTGAGTGGCCAGGAACAAATCTTGCATCATGGAAACAATCCGAGCAAAGCGCAATGTCTGCCTGCTCAATAAGTAAAATTAGTCACCTCGCACCTTTACAAGCTTCTCTCGAAAAGAGTTTACAATAGTAGAGTAAAAAATTTACTATGGACATATACCTGGAAAAGAAAATCATACTGCAATACAATATCTCATCAAAAAACGGTGCATACTGGAACTTAACATATCTACCCGGAAATAATCATGACGACTACACCAGCCATGGGCAAGTTGCGATTTTTGAATAATTTGAAGTACATTTTCATACTTTTAGTAGTGTTGCACATCTTTCCAGCTGATTTTGTTTTGCCACTGTGTTTGCACCTCACAAATTGTTTGTACTTTATGCAAGTTACGAACAGCTGTATGATAGCTACCCCGAGAGTAGATTATGCATTTAGATTGAAGCCAATAATATAATGGCTCATTGTAACAATTTCAACTCAAAGCTAGCATTTAAGATGAGCTGGAGGATGAGATCCGGTCCGAGAAGCCTACTATTTTAAGACAATTTATCTGTTGGAAGATCTAAGAAAATGTGCACATAAACATGACAGCACAAAATAAGAAGGCTATTTCAAAAACATGCGCTTCTGATCAACTTTTGGTGTAAAAGATTTTATTAGGGCTATTCGAAGTTGGCAACTTTCCAACAGTGCCACACCATGTGATAGCATAAACATTGCAATGAATAGCAtattataatattttcaataccTACTGTGTGCTAAGACTTTGAATTACTGCAATATTATTTAATGCATTTACACGAATTACATATGTGCATTTACACGAATTTCAGGAACAGAAATGTTAGGTGCCCAACTCTCCTCCTAGGGTAAATCATATTGAGAACAGAATGTGATTTATACTGGACTAACATGATAATTGTCATATTACAAAGCAAAAACACTGATAACTTGCAGCGCCATGATAACTCAAATATACATCTCTTATAACCAAAGCATCCCATAAATTTTATGAGCTTTTGGTACTTAAAATTGCAAATGAGAGTAGTAGTTGAAATGTAACCCTCAAGCATAACATATGGAGCACTAATCAGTTCCTTTTCGCATGGTCGCTGTGGTAAATCAATGCTAAACTTCAAAATGCAAGATAACTTCAAAATGCAAGATACTCGACAATACGGAATCATTCTACAGAATAAATTAATTTAAAGGGTAAATGTTAAGAGAACAATTACATAATAAACAGTTCTGATGGTGCGGAGAAAGATTTTCTCTAAAAACGTGGATAAAGAGTGTCCCATAACCGAGAATGAAAAATCTCCATAGAGTTACAGTTATATAATGCGTACCTCCTTTTGTGACTCATAGTGTAAGCTGGGCAAAGGTTGTAAGCAATAACTACAAAAACTCTCAGACAGCCGCTCCCAAATCTTTTCATCCAAGTCTGCAAGATGAGTAGTATCACCATTTGGCACCTCCAGAGCAGAGGAAGTCGACGCCACCGAAGCGATATCCTCCGCCCGGACGCTGCACTTTGGGCGATCAAACAAAACCAAGCCATCAATGGATTTCAACGGCGCGGATTGCAGCTGCAGCTCCCCCGTCTGCTCCTCCCTGACTAACGACGTTGCCAATCTCAAGCCCCGGTGCACCGACCCAGCGGCGAGGTAGTTAATGATCCCCCACGTGTCCAGGAACCTGACGATCCTACTCAGGTCGTACAGCTCAGTCGTGTTGGTGACGAGCCCCTGGCACTCGGCGAACGCGAGCCTCCTCGCGGGCCGCTCCAGGTACTTGACAATCACCTTGTTCCTGAGCATGATGTACTTCTCGGGCGTGTTCCCCGGGGACTTCCCCGAGAAGAAGTGCGGCACCACCTGCCTCTCCAGCCTGTGCACCGTCGCCGGCGAGAACCAGTCTGCACATCGCGAATGAATCAGCCCGTCAGCCAGCGTACCGTTGTAGTAATGGTTTGGGTTAGTAGGAGGCGGGCGGGCAGACGTCCTTGGAGTGGAGAGGAACGAACCTGCGTGTCGGGGCACGAGGAGCAGCTTGCCGTAGAACTGCTTGGGCACGCCCTGGCCTTCCATGAGCGGAGGCACGGCGCAGACGTAGGAGGCCGGCCTGTCGGGGTCGTTGGAGAGGGACGGGTGGTCCGGGAGCATGGCCGCGAGCACCTGCAGCTGGCCGTGCGAGATGTTCTCGAGCGCgggggcggcggtggtggcgtcgCCGGCGGACACGGCGCGGTCGGCGGCCACGGCCGCGAGCACGGACGGGTGGACCCGGGTGATGGTGCGGCGGGCGGCCGCGGGGAAGGCGGAAATGGGGTCGGATGAGGAGAGCACCTCCGCGTCGTCGTCATCTAGGGTTTCGGCCCCGTTGGCGGAGGCGTGGGGCGCGTCGTCGTCCGGCGCGGAGTCGGAGTCGTCGGAGTGGTCGGGCTTGGATGGGGAGGCGTCCTGGGAGCGCTTCCGCTTGCGCCACTTGAGCTTCGCATCTGGGATGGGGATGGGATGGGATTAGGGTTTTGGggagcggcggcgggaggagggggCGTGAGCGCTTGCGGGAATTGCGAGGCGCGAAGGGGAGGGTTGGGAGGGAGGCGTacctgaggaggaggaggccttgCGAGGcatcgtcgccggcgccggcgggggCGGAGGCGGAAGCGGTGGTGGGAGCTTGGACTGTGTGCCCGCGACTGACGGGGGCCACGGCGGGACGGGGCGGGCAGGCACGTGCGACCGAGCGACTGCCCCAGAGGAGTGTGAAGGGGGATTTCAGCTCTTCCGGTTCGAATTTCTGAACGACTCCACGTCCCAACATCTTCAAAAACGAAAAACACAGAATATCTTATAGGACATTTTGAAAATTGAAAAATAATTGCTTATTAAAAATGATTAATGATGGTCGGCTCCTACAGTGGGTGGTATTATAGAATAGtagtatcataatcttctaaatttattgttttgtagaatctcaatacaaatatGTGTACGACATCTATTTAGCATTAAATTCTCTCGTAACGTGCGCTATGATACACTATCCATAGTGCAAACTATCATACAGTTGTAGCATCTATATGATACCAGTCTATAATACTACACCTATAGTTGTTATTATCATCTAGTAGTATCATAATCTCATGATATTTAATTATTTGTAAAATCtcaatgtaattgtgtgtataggATGTATTTGACATTAAATTGTCTAGTTTcacgtgctatgatacagtatcatattatgataccactaGCATATCTCTCCTTATTAATTATAGCGcacattagatttttgccaaGTGGCCATGCATGATACTCCTCATGATACTAtcactatggctagcctaagaTAAAAAaaagcactatggctagcctaaaaatatcatatgtatgatactaCATATTACTATgtccacaatgcatggtatcatgtactagtatcataATCTTTTTATCTTAATTGATTTATAGAATCTCAACGCAAATCTATGTACAAGATGTATTTGATATTAAATTTTTTAgtactacgtgctatgatacggtatctactccctccgtcctcaaataagtaAACATCTAGTCTCAAACTTTGTCcatgaaagagtgtacttctatgttCCCAATGCACTTTAAATTAGAAGTTGtttctctctcatcgcacggaaatcaaacccaataatattcaacacatgttatcttaattttgtacatgcacttagcctattggagatgaaataattaaagaggagacacatgttggttgcatcttcccaacgcaacttttctctctttttactaattaccttg encodes:
- the LOC127299669 gene encoding SWI/SNF complex subunit SWI3C homolog, whose protein sequence is MPRKASSSSDAKLKWRKRKRSQDASPSKPDHSDDSDSAPDDDAPHASANGAETLDDDDAEVLSSSDPISAFPAAARRTITRVHPSVLAAVAADRAVSAGDATTAAPALENISHGQLQVLAAMLPDHPSLSNDPDRPASYVCAVPPLMEGQGVPKQFYGKLLLVPRHADWFSPATVHRLERQVVPHFFSGKSPGNTPEKYIMLRNKVIVKYLERPARRLAFAECQGLVTNTTELYDLSRIVRFLDTWGIINYLAAGSVHRGLRLATSLVREEQTGELQLQSAPLKSIDGLVLFDRPKCSVRAEDIASVASTSSALEVPNGDTTHLADLDEKIWERLSESFCSYCLQPLPSLHYESQKEADIALCSDCFHDARFVPGHSSLDFQRVDGTKDGLDNDGDSWTDDETLLLLEGVEKYNDNWNGIADHVGTKSKAQCIHHFIRLPVEDGLLESMEVPEASVSSRVQSNGFSHSNSNGSISGSFPQSSQPGQQLPFVNSANPVMSLVAFLASAVGPRIAASCANAALSVLTRDDSRMCPEGNDAMGQAARPNYDASSSVSPENVKYAAMCGLSAAATKCKLFADQEEREIQRLAATIINHQLKRLELKLKQFAEVETLLLKESEQVERGRQNLNAQRTRVMSARFGSSGGPMPGGSSTMASNPMNQANPRPPAMQGAMPPANMQAYYANNMQGHPAQLAFLQQQQQQQRQQQQQQQQHMLSFGPRLPLSAIHPGSTSAPSVMFNPGTPNSATQSHHPMLRPPTGNNSSFG